A window of Chloroflexota bacterium contains these coding sequences:
- a CDS encoding DUF177 domain-containing protein gives MSGTLRSHEIEGFLPNWKDISLVTPIEGTIELAHAGKGIVVRSDLHATIELLCCRCLDAFDEDVLIQFEEMYYPVFDLATGKAIRLDHDDIESEFLIESVDRLDLSEAVRQYIEIGQPLMPRCQPDCLGICPECGGDRNNSFCRCVDETPDVRLAPLQDMLQKMGQERPA, from the coding sequence ATGTCTGGCACGTTGCGTAGTCACGAGATTGAAGGGTTCCTTCCCAATTGGAAAGACATTTCCCTTGTCACACCAATTGAAGGCACGATTGAATTGGCCCATGCGGGGAAAGGCATTGTTGTCAGAAGTGATCTACATGCTACGATAGAATTACTATGTTGCCGGTGCTTAGACGCTTTTGATGAAGATGTGCTAATTCAGTTTGAAGAGATGTACTACCCGGTCTTCGACCTGGCAACGGGTAAGGCAATTCGACTCGATCACGATGACATAGAATCCGAGTTTCTCATTGAAAGTGTCGACCGTCTAGACCTCAGCGAGGCGGTTCGACAGTACATAGAGATCGGCCAACCGCTTATGCCCCGGTGCCAGCCGGATTGCCTCGGTATATGTCCGGAGTGCGGCGGCGATCGGAATAATAGTTTTTGTAGGTGTGTGGATGAGACGCCGGACGTGCGATTGGCGCCATTGCAGGATATGCTGCAGAAAATGGGGCAAGAGCGACCGGCGTGA
- the coaD gene encoding pantetheine-phosphate adenylyltransferase, giving the protein MPTALYPGSFDPVTNGHMDIIARASRIFDGLFVGVYANPRKDVLFSLEDRVKMLTTAVKQWPNVEVRSFANLTVECAHELGAQVLVRGLRAVTDFEYEFQLAAMYQQLRPDLEVVCLMTSVKYSFLSASLVKEVAKLGGNVDAFVPEVVAARLREVQTM; this is encoded by the coding sequence GTGCCCACGGCGCTCTATCCTGGGAGCTTTGATCCAGTTACGAACGGACACATGGATATAATTGCCAGGGCGTCTCGAATCTTCGATGGGCTTTTCGTTGGAGTCTATGCAAATCCCAGGAAGGATGTGCTCTTTTCCTTAGAAGACCGCGTGAAAATGCTTACGACGGCCGTGAAGCAGTGGCCCAATGTTGAGGTAAGGAGCTTTGCGAACCTTACGGTGGAGTGTGCGCATGAACTCGGCGCGCAAGTGCTGGTACGAGGGTTGCGGGCGGTAACGGATTTTGAGTATGAGTTTCAGCTTGCCGCCATGTATCAGCAACTTCGTCCCGACCTTGAAGTCGTCTGCCTCATGACATCGGTGAAGTATTCATTTTTAAGCGCGAGTCTTGTTAAAGAAGTCGCCAAGCTAGGTGGAAATGTTGACGCATTCGTACCGGAGGTGGTTGCGGCACGATTGCGTGAGGTGCAGACTATGTGA
- the rpmF gene encoding 50S ribosomal protein L32 has translation MGAQPKKKISRSRQGKRRSHLNNLSVHLIACPRCRQPVPSHTVCSFCGYYRGQEVLEIETPGS, from the coding sequence ATGGGCGCACAACCAAAGAAGAAGATTTCGCGTTCGCGACAAGGCAAACGACGCTCGCATCTGAACAACCTGAGCGTGCATTTGATAGCGTGTCCGAGGTGCCGCCAACCGGTGCCTTCCCACACGGTATGCTCGTTTTGCGGTTACTACCGCGGTCAGGAAGTCTTGGAGATAGAAACTCCGGGCTCCTAG
- a CDS encoding ATPase, which yields MDIFALIERLEALVNTGQRVPFVNKIMLDEQECLDVIAQMRMSVPDEVRQARRMLQERSRIPEQARLEAERIVAIAHEQAEEILSEHGLVRAAEDNARGIVEEAEEQASEIQRESDAYAVRSLTDLRTRLEQLHERVQIFLEAMADTEPETVTSARTRGDRSSQGSAE from the coding sequence ATGGACATTTTTGCACTAATTGAACGTTTAGAGGCTCTCGTCAACACAGGCCAACGGGTTCCCTTTGTCAATAAGATTATGCTAGACGAGCAAGAGTGCCTCGACGTTATTGCGCAGATGCGAATGTCAGTGCCTGATGAAGTGCGGCAAGCAAGGCGCATGCTTCAGGAGCGCAGCCGCATCCCCGAACAGGCGCGCCTGGAGGCCGAACGCATTGTGGCGATTGCCCATGAGCAGGCGGAGGAGATACTCTCCGAGCACGGCCTCGTTCGCGCGGCGGAAGATAACGCGCGCGGGATTGTGGAGGAAGCCGAAGAGCAGGCGAGTGAAATCCAGCGAGAATCGGACGCCTACGCTGTGCGGTCCTTGACCGATCTGCGCACACGACTTGAACAACTGCATGAGCGCGTGCAGATTTTCCTGGAAGCGATGGCAGATACGGAACCTGAGACGGTTACTTCCGCTCGCACAAGAGGCGATCGTAGCTCGCAGGGTTCGGCAGAGTAA